TTCTTCCGAGGAAAGTACTGTCAGTAATTAAAAACAATTTCTCCTTTTTCAGTCGATATGCAAGTTGAGCTGCAGCATAATGGCAATGATGCCCATCTAAAATAATGGACGTATATACATCATCATGCGCTAAAGTTGCGCCTACAAAACCCGGGGCACGATGCGTAAAAGCTGACATCGCATTGTACAAATGCGTCGCTAGGTGAATACCTTTGCTAAAATAATATTGTGCCTGTTCGTAACTCATATTTGAATGACCAGCGGAGAGCCGGATATTGTTTTCTTGCAGAAATCTTATCTGCTCATCATTAAAGACCTCTGGTGCAATCGTCATCACTTTTATAACACCTTTCCCATTCTTTACAATCTCCTCCAGTTCTTTGTCTGTTGGGCGTCGCACAAGGTCTTTATTGTGCGCTCCACGTTTTTCGGGGTTAAAAAATGGCCCCTCCAAGTGCATTCCTAAAGCGCCTGATTGCGGAAATTTTTCTTGAAAACCCCTTACAGCATCTATTGCTTTTAAAATATTCTCTTTTGTGGAAGAAATTAATGTTGGTAAAAAATAAAGCGTGCCAAAATCATGACAAGCATCTGTAATATCTTCCAGTGAGGCTTCATTTATTTCTTTTGAAAAATAATAATGATAGCCGCCATTAATCTGAATATCTATTAATCCGGAGGAAATATGTTTTCCTTTCAGGTCAATCGCATCAACATTTATTGGAATATCATCCTGTATAGCAATAATCTTCTTGTTCTCCGTGACGATTACCTTATCGTACAATAATGCATCTCCGGTATGAATAATTCCGTTGATGATAGCTTTTTTATTTCCCATGTTCCGTTTATTCGTTTATCGTTAATTCTTCCTGTATAATTTGCTGTTCGTTTTTATTCAGTTGCGAAATAACCAATGCAACGATTACGAGTATTACGCCAATTACAGTAAATAAAGAGATTATATCATGTAAGAAAACGGCCGCAATTCCAAACCCGAAAATAGGTGTAAGAAAGAGCCACATAGAGGCTTTCACTGCATCTTTCTTCAAAAGCCAAAGCCAACATTGTATCGCAAATATGGATACAAAAACTGCCAGCCACAATACTGAACCAAAGAATTTCAAAGTAAAATGATTGGCCTTATTATGATAATACAACATGGCAAATGGAAGCAACATCAGCCCCCCAATCAAAGTTTGCCATCCATTAATGGTTAATATTTTTAAGTCACCCCAATCTTTTCGATTAAAGTAAACTGATGCAGCAGAATAAGACAGCATACTTATCAGCATTATCAGCAAGCCTCCCCAAGACACGCTGGCATTCTGCAAAAGTGGATAAGAGGCCACTACAACACCTGCGATACCTAAAAAAAGCGCAGCCAGAATTACCGGCCTCAATCGTTCTTTTAAAAAGACAACCGAAAGAAATCCTATAAATAAAGGGTTCGTTGCAACGGCTAGTGCACCAATGCCCGCGGTTACTTTTTGCATTGCCAATACATACAAACCAAGATAAATGGTAATATTCAACAATCCATAAACCAGGAGCATAGTCCATTGTTTTCCTTTAGGTAGATTATATTTCAAAATACCATGTGCCACAATTAATATAAGTAAAGAAGCAAAACCAAACCTTGTCAGGGCTATCACCAATGGTTCTGCTACTTCCAAACCGTACTTTGTCGCTGTCGAGGCTGATGCCCAGAATAGTGTGAATAATAACCCGGTGGCTATCCAACGAAGAGAAGCGCCATTTTCTTTAAAATATTTCAATGAAATTATTATAATTAATAACGCACTGCTTTAAATTCAATTTTCCGATAACCATCTGCTTCGTACAAAATGCCTATTTCCTTTTTCCTCATTTTTACAATATCTGAATAGGCCGTATTTCTAGCATCTATCAAGAAAGATTTCTTCCATGTATTTCCGTCATCGTAACTGATACGTAAAGTTAAGCTATCCCGGCCTTTTATGCTTGCATCATTACAAAAAGCAAGTATATTTTGGTGTTTTTTATATCGTAAAGTAAGCAAAGAGCCTTGACACACCGGGTCCGGCAATTGCTTGTCAAAATAAGCTGTATCCCAGGTAGCGCCCCCATCACTACTAATAGCCACTATTCTTTGCAAAACATTTCCTCTTTGGTTACGACTATTCATCATCACACGACCGCCGGAAAGCTCCGCTGCAGTAGACTCATTGGATCCTCGAAAAGGATTGTCCTCACTAATATGAAAAGTTTTTCCGTGATCATCGGTATAATAACCGTGTGCTACATAATCTGTAAAATCACTTTTTGGTGCGCCTTCGGAATGATTTGCGGCAATATAAATCCTTCCTTTATAAGCACCATATTTTAATTGCATGGCATGCCCCGGAGTATTGGCATAACCACGCCAGTCTTCTTGATGATTCCAACTTGGGTTAATATCCGGCTGATCAATTTTACTTACTTGATTGGTAATATTGGTAGGATCGCTCCAGGTCTTTCCATTGTCAATTGAGGTAATATACCATACCTCCCGATAGCCTTTTTTATTTCGAATTTCTCCTTCACTTTTATTCCCCGTATTGTAAAACAAAAATATCCTTCCCTGGGGATAATTTGGGTCGCTCAAATCCACTACAGGCGCAGCATTACCGGCTTGTAGCTTTTTGTTAGTCGCTACTATTTGTAAACTGCTCCAGGTTTTACCTTCATCTTTACTCTTTTTCATCACAATATTCACGTGCCCAAAATCGGCACCCCCATTTACACGACCTTCTGCAAAAGCCAATAAGTCTCCATTGGGCAAATCGATAATTGCAGGAATCCGAAAAGATTGATAACCTTCTTGACCCGATTGAAAAACCGTGACGCCTTCTGTTTTTTGAGCGAATAAACAAAAAGGGAATAAAAGAGTGAATGCCAGAATTATTTGTTTCAATTTCATTTTAAAAATTTATTTCTTTTAATAATTGCATGCAATACCATTCTTGTCGAGGCAGATGAAACGGCCCTTTGAATAAATTTCCCTTGGCAGTTTGTGCAATCGTTCCATCGCGATGCAAGTAACCAAACCATTCACCATTTTCTTTATCGTGAAAATATTTGTAAGCATAATCATGAATCTGTGAATGCCAAGATTTATACTTTTCATCACCCGTCATTGTGTAAGCCAACAATGTAGCAATAATGGCTTCGTTTTGTGGCCACCAAAATTTCATGTCTTGCCAATATTCTTGTACGGGTTTATTATAGACATCTTTGAAATATAAGATACCCCCATACTCCTTATC
The Arachidicoccus soli DNA segment above includes these coding regions:
- a CDS encoding DMT family transporter — translated: MKYFKENGASLRWIATGLLFTLFWASASTATKYGLEVAEPLVIALTRFGFASLLILIVAHGILKYNLPKGKQWTMLLVYGLLNITIYLGLYVLAMQKVTAGIGALAVATNPLFIGFLSVVFLKERLRPVILAALFLGIAGVVVASYPLLQNASVSWGGLLIMLISMLSYSAASVYFNRKDWGDLKILTINGWQTLIGGLMLLPFAMLYYHNKANHFTLKFFGSVLWLAVFVSIFAIQCWLWLLKKDAVKASMWLFLTPIFGFGIAAVFLHDIISLFTVIGVILVIVALVISQLNKNEQQIIQEELTINE
- a CDS encoding sialidase family protein, whose product is MKLKQIILAFTLLFPFCLFAQKTEGVTVFQSGQEGYQSFRIPAIIDLPNGDLLAFAEGRVNGGADFGHVNIVMKKSKDEGKTWSSLQIVATNKKLQAGNAAPVVDLSDPNYPQGRIFLFYNTGNKSEGEIRNKKGYREVWYITSIDNGKTWSDPTNITNQVSKIDQPDINPSWNHQEDWRGYANTPGHAMQLKYGAYKGRIYIAANHSEGAPKSDFTDYVAHGYYTDDHGKTFHISEDNPFRGSNESTAAELSGGRVMMNSRNQRGNVLQRIVAISSDGGATWDTAYFDKQLPDPVCQGSLLTLRYKKHQNILAFCNDASIKGRDSLTLRISYDDGNTWKKSFLIDARNTAYSDIVKMRKKEIGILYEADGYRKIEFKAVRY
- the nagA gene encoding N-acetylglucosamine-6-phosphate deacetylase, yielding MGNKKAIINGIIHTGDALLYDKVIVTENKKIIAIQDDIPINVDAIDLKGKHISSGLIDIQINGGYHYYFSKEINEASLEDITDACHDFGTLYFLPTLISSTKENILKAIDAVRGFQEKFPQSGALGMHLEGPFFNPEKRGAHNKDLVRRPTDKELEEIVKNGKGVIKVMTIAPEVFNDEQIRFLQENNIRLSAGHSNMSYEQAQYYFSKGIHLATHLYNAMSAFTHRAPGFVGATLAHDDVYTSIILDGHHCHYAAAQLAYRLKKEKLFLITDSTFLGRRQEHFEWDSFDATLKDNMYRNKEGNLAGAAISMVEAVKNAKQYLNISLEEAVKMATSIVAKAIEEDNSIGFIKESYPARFFVFDDELNNYSTIIL